ACGGGTGCGACTCGAAATGAGTGCGAGAGCAATATGCGCGATGCGATCGAGTTTCATCTCGATGGGCTACGCATCGAGGGGGAGCCGATTCCTTTGCCGAATTCCTACGCCGCATTCGTAGAAATCGCTTCGGCTCAGTAGCCGGTTTACGGCGCGTTCGCTCCGTCTACGAGCTTGCGCCAGAACGATCGCGCTTCGGCGATTTGCGTGTCCGCTACTTGCCGTTCTTTCGCGTCCGTGAGCTTCAGCTGCGCGGCTCGTTCTTCAAGCCAGTCGAGGAAGAATTGTGCCGAGTTGCGGCTTACGCGGGTCTTGCCGTCGATCTCCACGTACCACGGCGCGGTCAACGCGGCTCGATATGTGGTCTCGTTCTCGCATTGTGCTCGAATCAGGCACCAGCCGCTTTCGTGAAACACGGTTGTCGGAAACCGGCCTCCCTCCTTCGCCCAATCGCGAAGGGGCACATTATGTAAGATTTTGCCGTTTTGAATTACCTCGACGTAGGCGATCCGGTCGCGCGTCGCGAGATCCATTGCCATCTCCAGCGTTACCGGCGCGCCCGCTGGTCCGGTGAACACCGCGCCAGGCTTCTTGCCGTCGGCCCGAGGCTGAATCAACGGGCCGTTCGTCACGACGACCATTCCTGCCTTGAAACTTTCCCACCAAGCGTCGTAGCTGAGCGAATCCTTTTCGACCCACACGTACGTTCGATTGTAGCCGGCGGGATTGCCAACCGTGCCCGAGCCGGAGCCGGCTGAGGGGACCACGCGCAGGCCGACGTTGAGCATGTGGAAGTAAACGTCTTGGGCAAATCGAGCCGGGCCGGCGTAGCCGCGATAGATCGACTTGTCGAACGGCCGCCCCTGCCACGCGGTGTCGACTTTGTCGCGTTGCAGAAATGAGGCCAGGACGCGATAGCTGTCGACCTTTCCCTGGGCGAGCAAGATCGGTAAGTCCCACGCCCCGGGATGGGCGACGTCGACCCAGAGCGCCTTGTGCTGAGATTTGAGTTCGCCCAACTGCGGCATTAGCGGCAATAGCGGTTGCCCCTCGGTGCCCGCTCCGCCACTTAGCGGCAGCGGTTCCGGCAGGTTCAAGAGCGCGAGCGGCCCGCCGTTTCGGTCGTCGAGGCCGGCCATGAGCTGGTAGAACCGGTTCCGATCGAACGTCGCTACGATCTGTTTCGGCAGCTTCGTCTTCGCCCAATCGTTGCGGCGATTCGTCCAGGTCGTGAGGGGAGCGATGTGCAATTCGTCGGCTTGCATCGCCAGCTCGACTTCGCGCTGTGGGCGGCGAATGTCGAGATCGCCGGCCCACCAATCGCCGGCTCCCATGTCGACGATCCGTTTCAGCGTTACGGTCTTTTCGTCGTCGGCGCCGTCGTTGATCGTGAAGTAGCCGTTGGCCGTTTGGTATTCGGGGCCGTGATCGATCTCGAAGAAATAGTTGCCGCGAAAGAGCTCGAGCTGCACCGTTCCCGGCACGACGACATGGTCGTGCCAAAACGGGAGCTTCGGCACTTTGACGGCGATTCCTTTCTCGTTCTTCAGGTGTAAGCGAAAAGGAACCGGTTGATTCGACGCCGCGTCGACGACCCGCAGCAGGAGCTTTCCGGCTCCCAGAGCCGCCGGCGGAGCGATGAACGCCGTCGCCAAGATGCCGCACAGTACAATCGTTGCGAGCCGCACGCCGCACCTCCCGCTTTCACGAAGATCGGCTTTCACATGGCTGGAAAGCTTAAAAGAGTTTAGCATGCCGGTGCTCGGCGAGTCGGAGTCGGTGTGCGGATCGTGGATCGCCGAGCGGTTTGCAGCCCCGTCGCTGCCGGCTGCTGATTCTCACCGCGTCGGTCGTCGGTTATAGTAAGACCTATGATTTGCCCTTTCTGCCGCGTCGACAACGACCGAGTCATCGATTCTCGCACCAGCCAAGACGGCCTCGCGATACGTCGGCGGCGTGAATGCTTGGCCTGCAAACGGCGCTTCACCACCTACGAGCGCGTCGAAGAAATGTCGCTCAGGGTCGTCAAGAAAGACGGCAATCGGGTCCCGTTCGAGCGCGAGAAGATCAAGCGGGGGCTCGAAAAAGCCTGCTGGAAACGGCCGATCGCCCCGGACGATATCGAACGTGTCGTCACGGCGATCGAGAACGAAGTCTATAAGACTTACGAGGGCGAAGTCGTGAGCAACGACCTCGGCGAGCTCGTGATGCGCCACCTCAGCAAGCTCGACCAGATCGCCTACGTGCGGTTCGCGAGCGTCTATCGCGAATTCAAAGACGTGCGCGAGTTCGTCGAAGAGCTCGAGCCGATT
The sequence above is drawn from the Planctomycetia bacterium genome and encodes:
- the nrdR gene encoding transcriptional regulator NrdR codes for the protein MICPFCRVDNDRVIDSRTSQDGLAIRRRRECLACKRRFTTYERVEEMSLRVVKKDGNRVPFEREKIKRGLEKACWKRPIAPDDIERVVTAIENEVYKTYEGEVVSNDLGELVMRHLSKLDQIAYVRFASVYREFKDVREFVEELEPILRDEPRRN
- a CDS encoding type II toxin-antitoxin system HicB family antitoxin, coding for MKYLIVLEPTDTGFSAYSPDLPGCVSTGATRNECESNMRDAIEFHLDGLRIEGEPIPLPNSYAAFVEIASAQ